One window of Erwinia aphidicola genomic DNA carries:
- a CDS encoding ATP-binding cassette domain-containing protein: MRNKVVEIRQLTKTFPGSAGWFSRPAAVKAVRGISLDLWQGETLAIVGESGSGKSTLARMLVGLESPTSGSLKIQGEEASVLAARGVQAFGKTIQYVFQDPVASLNPRKTLRQTLSVPLQRLCGYGSAQCLQRLQQLMAAVNMPVDALNCYPHEFSGGQAQRLAIARALAAEAQILVLDEPVSALDVSVQAQVLLLLDDLKQQFGLSYLFISHDLAVVESIADRVAVMNSGTIVECAATEKLFSAPEHDYSRQLLASAPHI; this comes from the coding sequence ATGAGGAATAAAGTGGTCGAAATCCGCCAGCTGACGAAAACGTTCCCCGGCAGCGCAGGCTGGTTTAGCCGCCCGGCGGCGGTTAAGGCAGTGAGAGGCATCAGCCTCGATCTCTGGCAGGGCGAGACGTTGGCGATTGTCGGCGAAAGCGGCAGCGGGAAAAGCACCCTCGCCCGCATGCTGGTTGGGCTGGAGTCCCCTACCTCCGGCAGCCTGAAGATTCAGGGTGAAGAGGCCAGCGTTCTGGCAGCCCGAGGCGTTCAGGCGTTCGGCAAAACCATCCAGTATGTGTTTCAGGACCCGGTAGCCTCGCTCAATCCGCGCAAAACCCTGCGTCAGACGCTGAGCGTACCGCTGCAGAGGCTGTGCGGCTATGGTTCCGCACAGTGTCTGCAGCGCCTGCAGCAGCTGATGGCGGCGGTCAATATGCCGGTGGATGCGCTGAACTGCTACCCCCACGAGTTCTCGGGCGGCCAGGCGCAGCGGCTGGCGATTGCCCGCGCGCTGGCGGCCGAAGCGCAAATTTTGGTGCTGGATGAGCCGGTCAGCGCGCTGGATGTCTCCGTGCAGGCGCAGGTGCTGCTGTTGCTGGACGACCTCAAGCAGCAGTTTGGGCTCTCCTACCTGTTTATCAGCCACGATCTGGCGGTGGTCGAGTCGATTGCTGACCGCGTAGCGGTGATGAATTCTGGTACTATTGTTGAATGTGCCGCCACGGAAAAGCTATTTAGCGCGCCAGAGCATGACTACAGCCGCCAGCTACTGGCAAGCGCCCCACACATTTGA
- a CDS encoding ABC transporter substrate-binding protein, with protein MLRSLRTVLHSLPVCLSLLATLPAAYADTPPGVLVIGQVAEPQSLDPQVATAANDSRILVNIYDGLVRNAPGSLSIEPALACRWEISPDGLKYTFHLRDNVKFQDGTPLDADAVKFTFERMLNKQHPYYHTGPFPLSFFFSSIDQIATPDAHTVVFTLKQPFAPLLSNLATPAGLIVSPTAVKKYDKEYGRHPVGTGAFSFAEWQANQRVVLTANKSYWDGAPQLEAAVFRPITDGNTRTAEMLSGGIDAMVEVPPDTVKTFAGNPQFQMHQAVGPHVWFLLLNTREKPFNDKRVRQAVNYAVNKQALVDKVLQGSAQVADGPIPSAFSWAANKDVGPYPYDPDKARVLLKEAGAEGATLNFYVTEGGSGMLDPIPMATAIQADLKAVGLKVNIQTWEWNTYLAKVNAGLTPQTQMAEMAWMTNDPDTLPFLTLRRDAWPDKGGFNSGYYSNPQVDKLLDEARTSSDRQKRGALYRQVQAIVHDDAPWLFVANWKQNAVTTRPVQNFALQPNFNLILHRVSKP; from the coding sequence ATGTTGAGATCGCTACGCACCGTGCTGCACTCTCTTCCCGTCTGCCTGAGCTTGCTGGCTACCCTGCCTGCGGCTTATGCCGATACGCCGCCTGGCGTACTGGTGATTGGCCAGGTGGCAGAACCGCAATCCCTTGACCCGCAGGTGGCTACCGCCGCGAACGACTCGCGCATTCTGGTGAATATTTACGACGGGCTGGTGCGTAACGCACCCGGTTCGCTGTCGATTGAACCGGCGCTGGCCTGCCGCTGGGAGATCAGCCCCGACGGGCTGAAATACACCTTCCATCTGCGCGACAACGTGAAGTTCCAGGATGGCACCCCGCTGGATGCCGACGCGGTGAAGTTCACCTTCGAACGGATGCTCAACAAGCAGCATCCCTACTATCACACCGGCCCGTTCCCGCTCAGCTTCTTCTTCTCGTCAATCGACCAGATCGCCACGCCGGATGCGCACACGGTGGTGTTTACCCTGAAACAGCCCTTTGCTCCGCTGCTCTCCAATCTCGCCACCCCTGCCGGGCTGATCGTCTCACCGACGGCGGTGAAAAAGTATGACAAAGAGTATGGCCGCCATCCGGTCGGCACCGGCGCCTTCAGTTTTGCCGAGTGGCAGGCCAATCAGCGCGTGGTGCTGACGGCAAATAAAAGCTACTGGGACGGCGCGCCACAGCTTGAGGCAGCCGTCTTCCGCCCCATCACCGATGGCAATACCCGCACCGCGGAGATGCTCTCCGGCGGCATTGATGCAATGGTGGAAGTGCCGCCGGATACGGTGAAAACCTTTGCCGGTAACCCGCAGTTTCAGATGCACCAGGCGGTTGGCCCACACGTGTGGTTCCTGCTGCTGAATACGCGCGAGAAGCCGTTCAACGACAAGCGCGTGCGCCAGGCGGTGAACTATGCGGTCAACAAGCAGGCGCTGGTCGACAAGGTTTTGCAGGGGTCGGCGCAGGTTGCCGATGGCCCGATCCCGTCTGCCTTTAGCTGGGCGGCGAACAAAGACGTTGGCCCTTACCCTTATGACCCGGACAAGGCGCGGGTGCTGCTGAAAGAAGCGGGAGCAGAGGGCGCAACGCTCAACTTCTACGTCACCGAGGGCGGTTCCGGCATGCTCGACCCCATCCCGATGGCGACCGCAATCCAGGCCGATCTGAAAGCCGTCGGCCTGAAGGTCAATATTCAGACCTGGGAGTGGAATACCTATCTTGCCAAAGTGAACGCCGGGCTGACGCCGCAGACGCAGATGGCGGAGATGGCGTGGATGACTAACGACCCGGATACCCTGCCGTTCCTCACCCTGCGCCGCGATGCGTGGCCGGATAAAGGCGGCTTTAACTCCGGCTACTACAGCAATCCGCAGGTCGATAAGTTGCTGGATGAGGCGCGCACCTCCAGCGATCGGCAAAAGCGTGGCGCGCTCTACCGCCAGGTACAGGCTATCGTCCACGACGATGCACCGTGGCTGTTCGTCGCCAACTGGAAGCAGAACGCCGTTACCACGCGCCCGGTGCAGAATTTTGCCCTGCAGCCTAACTTCAATCTGATCCTGCATCGGGTCAGCAAACCATAA
- a CDS encoding dipeptide/oligopeptide/nickel ABC transporter permease/ATP-binding protein yields the protein MTETTLIPPRRTGWSLLLHNRLAAFGLLLLAVTLLSALIAPLLPLPDPDATDLLQRLAPPLTPGHLLGTDALGRDMLSRLLWGTRVSVAVGLCATLLAAVCGTLIGLIAGYTAGRTDTILMRLIDMIMAFPYILLALAIVAVLGPGLLNALYAIALVNIPFFARNVRGLTLGLRGRDFIQAAQLSGKNHPQILLTEVLPNVLPLIVVTLSTTVGWMILETAGLSFLGLGTQPPDADLGSMLGQGRNQLFIAPHVALVPGVMIFVLVIAFNLLGDGIRDLLDPRLKSGALLRSQAMTRVQRAAVPPRKAPEALLEVVDLQVAFHRGSHPVPTVKGVSFHLQAGECLGLIGESGSGKSVSALAIMGLVSSPPAVITGGSIWLGDEELLALSPTHMQQRRGVRVSYIFQDPLTSLHPQMRVGQQLVEAIQCHQPLSNSAARAKAIALLEDTGIQQAAQRFDAWPHQLSGGQRQRVGIAIALANDPQVIIADEPTTALDVTVQARILALLNDLRHRRGLALLFITHDFAVVSEMCDRVAVMRQGEIVEQGQATHVLQNPQHAYTQRLIASVPLRGQGRAFLQQIRQYQAQEEA from the coding sequence ATGACGGAGACAACTCTGATCCCCCCACGCCGCACCGGCTGGTCGCTGCTACTGCATAACCGGCTGGCCGCCTTTGGCCTGCTGCTGCTGGCTGTCACACTGCTTAGCGCGCTGATCGCCCCGCTGCTACCGCTGCCGGACCCGGATGCTACTGACCTGCTGCAACGCCTCGCGCCACCGCTAACGCCGGGCCATCTGCTCGGCACCGATGCGCTGGGGCGCGATATGCTGTCACGGCTGCTGTGGGGCACCCGCGTGTCGGTAGCGGTCGGGCTGTGCGCCACGCTGCTGGCAGCGGTGTGCGGCACGCTAATTGGGCTGATTGCCGGCTATACCGCCGGGCGCACCGACACAATCCTGATGCGCCTGATCGACATGATTATGGCCTTTCCCTATATTCTGCTGGCGCTGGCGATTGTGGCGGTGCTTGGCCCCGGGCTGCTCAACGCGCTGTACGCCATCGCGCTGGTCAACATCCCCTTCTTTGCGCGTAACGTGCGTGGTTTAACGCTTGGCCTGCGCGGGCGCGACTTTATTCAGGCGGCGCAGCTATCCGGTAAAAATCATCCACAAATTCTGCTGACTGAAGTGCTGCCCAACGTGCTGCCGCTGATTGTGGTCACGCTCTCTACGACCGTGGGCTGGATGATCCTGGAAACCGCCGGACTCTCTTTCCTCGGTCTGGGCACGCAGCCACCGGATGCGGATTTAGGCTCCATGCTCGGCCAGGGGCGCAATCAGCTGTTTATCGCGCCACACGTGGCGCTGGTACCTGGGGTGATGATTTTTGTCCTGGTGATCGCCTTTAACCTGCTGGGTGACGGCATTCGCGACTTGCTCGATCCGCGGTTGAAATCCGGCGCACTGCTGCGATCGCAGGCGATGACCCGCGTACAGCGTGCCGCGGTCCCGCCGCGCAAAGCCCCCGAGGCCCTGCTGGAAGTGGTCGATTTACAGGTCGCCTTTCACCGCGGCAGCCACCCGGTGCCCACCGTGAAAGGCGTTAGCTTCCACCTGCAGGCCGGGGAGTGCCTCGGGCTGATCGGCGAGAGCGGCTCCGGTAAAAGCGTCAGCGCGCTGGCGATAATGGGGCTGGTCTCCTCACCGCCAGCAGTCATTACCGGCGGCAGCATTTGGCTGGGTGATGAGGAGCTGCTGGCGCTTTCCCCGACACACATGCAGCAGCGGCGCGGCGTGCGGGTTTCCTATATTTTCCAGGACCCACTCACCTCACTGCACCCGCAAATGCGCGTTGGGCAGCAGCTGGTGGAAGCTATCCAGTGCCACCAGCCATTGAGCAACAGCGCCGCCCGAGCCAAAGCCATCGCGCTGCTGGAGGACACCGGTATTCAGCAGGCGGCGCAGCGCTTCGATGCCTGGCCGCACCAGCTTTCCGGCGGGCAGCGCCAGCGCGTCGGCATTGCGATTGCGCTGGCGAATGACCCGCAGGTGATCATCGCCGATGAGCCAACCACGGCGCTCGACGTCACGGTACAGGCACGTATTCTGGCGCTGTTGAACGATCTGCGCCATCGGCGCGGCCTGGCCCTGCTGTTTATCACCCATGACTTTGCCGTGGTCAGCGAGATGTGCGATCGCGTGGCGGTGATGCGCCAGGGGGAAATCGTTGAACAGGGACAGGCTACGCACGTGCTGCAGAACCCGCAGCATGCCTACACGCAGCGGCTGATTGCCAGCGTGCCGCTGCGGGGCCAGGGCCGGGCATTCCTGCAACAGATCCGCCAGTATCAGGCGCAGGAGGAAGCATGA
- a CDS encoding Yip1 family protein, whose amino-acid sequence MNHVWGLLAHPNREMRDIKNENETVSHHYTHHVLLLALIPVVCAFIGTTQIGWDVGVERTIPLSLSSAFGLAILFYALMLAGVAVMGRVIWWMARDYPQRPSLASCMVFAGYVATPLFISGLVALYPLVWLCVLVGALALVYTGYLLYVGIPLFLSIDREESLRFSGSTLAIGILVLEVLLALTVVIWGYGYQLF is encoded by the coding sequence ATGAACCATGTCTGGGGACTGCTGGCGCATCCGAATCGTGAGATGCGCGACATCAAAAATGAGAACGAAACCGTTTCTCACCATTACACCCATCACGTGCTGCTTTTGGCTCTGATCCCGGTGGTATGCGCATTTATCGGCACCACGCAAATCGGCTGGGATGTGGGCGTCGAGCGCACCATTCCCCTGTCGTTATCCAGCGCGTTCGGGCTGGCTATCCTGTTCTATGCCTTAATGCTGGCCGGTGTGGCGGTGATGGGGCGGGTGATCTGGTGGATGGCGCGTGACTATCCACAGCGGCCTTCGCTGGCCAGCTGCATGGTATTCGCCGGATACGTCGCCACGCCGCTGTTTATCAGCGGGCTGGTGGCGCTCTATCCGCTGGTCTGGCTCTGTGTGCTGGTTGGCGCACTGGCGCTGGTGTATACCGGCTATCTGCTGTACGTCGGCATCCCCCTGTTCCTGAGTATCGACCGCGAAGAGAGCCTGCGCTTTTCCGGTTCGACGCTGGCCATCGGTATCCTGGTACTTGAAGTGCTGCTGGCGCTGACGGTGGTCATCTGGGGCTACGGCTACCAGCTGTTCTGA
- a CDS encoding glycoside hydrolase family 15 protein: MKNVKRPIENHGVIGDLRTCALIADDGALDYFCWPNLDSPSVFTALLDSDDAGLFSISPDWPDARRMQLYLPESNILQTRWLDEHGVVEVTDYMPICQRQDSLPRIVRRIKVIQGSATIQLCCSPVHDYARADTQATLQTGSVTFHADGQPTLRLTGDVDFTLDNAAAVARFELKTGECREFIFGAEEDQHLDDERSDSCFEATLAYWRSWSSHSSYRGRWREMVQRSALTLKLLTSWQHGSIAAAATFGLPEELGGERNWDYRASWIRDASFSMYALMRLGYVDEAKNFTHWVAKCVENSHHDVEKLQVMYRLDSGTELHESELLNLSGYAGSTPVRIGNDAWRQSQLDIYGELMDAIYLANKYGEAISQRGWQHVSRMIDYVADNWNQRDAGIWEMRGEPQHFLHSRLMCWVALDRALRLGEKRSLSMPYARWAQARDDIRVDIWQNFWNKEQGHFVATREGEFVDASMLLMPLVRFVGATDPDWLSTLDKIKEKLVSDGLVRRYNVEETPADGLQGEEGAFAACSFWYVECLARAGRVEEAHFEFEKLLSYASPLGLYAEEFDSRGHALGNTPQALTHLALISAAYFLDRKLDGSDTHWQP, encoded by the coding sequence ATGAAAAATGTAAAACGACCTATTGAAAACCATGGCGTAATTGGTGATTTACGCACCTGTGCGCTGATCGCCGACGATGGCGCGCTCGACTACTTCTGCTGGCCAAATCTGGACAGCCCTTCGGTATTTACCGCCCTGCTCGACAGCGATGATGCCGGGCTGTTTAGCATCAGCCCCGACTGGCCCGATGCGCGGCGTATGCAGCTCTACCTTCCCGAGAGTAATATTCTGCAAACGCGCTGGCTCGACGAACATGGCGTGGTGGAAGTCACCGACTATATGCCGATTTGCCAACGGCAGGACAGCCTGCCGCGTATTGTGCGCCGCATTAAAGTGATCCAGGGCAGTGCTACCATTCAGCTCTGCTGCTCCCCGGTTCATGATTATGCCCGGGCGGATACGCAGGCCACCCTCCAGACTGGCTCGGTGACCTTCCACGCTGACGGCCAGCCCACGCTGCGCCTGACCGGCGATGTCGATTTTACCCTGGACAATGCCGCCGCCGTCGCCCGCTTTGAGCTGAAGACCGGCGAGTGCCGCGAGTTTATTTTCGGCGCAGAGGAGGATCAACACCTTGATGATGAGCGCTCTGATAGCTGCTTCGAGGCGACGCTCGCCTACTGGCGCAGCTGGAGCTCGCACAGCAGCTATCGCGGCCGCTGGCGCGAAATGGTGCAGCGCTCGGCGCTGACGCTCAAACTTTTGACCTCCTGGCAGCACGGTTCCATTGCTGCCGCCGCCACCTTTGGCCTGCCGGAAGAGCTGGGGGGCGAACGCAACTGGGACTATCGCGCCTCGTGGATCCGCGATGCCTCTTTCAGCATGTACGCCCTGATGCGCCTGGGGTACGTGGACGAGGCGAAAAACTTTACCCACTGGGTGGCGAAGTGCGTGGAGAACAGCCATCACGATGTGGAGAAGCTGCAGGTGATGTACCGCCTCGACAGCGGCACCGAGCTGCATGAGAGCGAACTGCTCAACCTGTCCGGTTACGCCGGCTCCACCCCGGTGCGCATCGGTAATGATGCCTGGCGCCAGTCGCAGCTCGATATTTACGGCGAGCTGATGGATGCGATTTATCTGGCGAATAAATATGGCGAGGCGATCTCACAGCGCGGCTGGCAGCACGTTAGCCGCATGATCGATTATGTTGCCGATAACTGGAACCAGCGCGACGCCGGGATCTGGGAGATGCGCGGCGAGCCGCAGCACTTCCTGCATTCACGCCTGATGTGCTGGGTGGCGCTGGATCGCGCGCTGCGCCTCGGTGAAAAACGCTCGCTGTCGATGCCCTACGCGCGCTGGGCGCAGGCGCGGGATGATATCCGTGTCGATATCTGGCAGAACTTCTGGAACAAGGAACAGGGGCACTTTGTTGCCACGCGCGAGGGCGAATTTGTCGATGCCTCAATGCTTCTGATGCCGCTGGTGCGTTTTGTCGGCGCCACCGATCCGGACTGGCTGTCCACGCTGGATAAGATCAAGGAGAAGCTGGTGAGTGACGGGCTGGTGCGGCGCTATAACGTGGAAGAGACGCCGGCGGATGGCCTGCAGGGTGAGGAAGGAGCATTCGCCGCCTGTTCATTCTGGTATGTGGAGTGCCTGGCGCGTGCCGGACGGGTGGAGGAAGCACATTTTGAATTTGAGAAGCTGCTAAGCTACGCCAGCCCGCTCGGATTGTATGCGGAAGAGTTCGACAGTCGCGGCCATGCGCTGGGCAATACCCCGCAGGCGCTGACCCATCTTGCCCTGATTAGCGCCGCCTACTTCCTTGACCGAAAACTCGACGGCAGCGATACCCATTGGCAACCATGA
- a CDS encoding L,D-transpeptidase family protein, with translation MKKSIRAFVTLILAAAAFSQSAFAVVYPLPAANSRLTGENLEITIPEDSKLPLEAFAAQYQMGLSNIMEANPGVDVYLPKAGSKLIIPQQLILPDAPREGIVINSAEMRLYYYPKGSKTVVVLPIGIGELGKDTPINWTTTVQRKKDGPTWTPTKKMHEEYNARGESLPAVFPAGPDNPMGLYALYIGRLYAIHGTNANFGIGLRVSHGCVRLRADDIKWLFDHVPVGTRVQFIDQPIKATVEPDGSRYVEVHNPLSQTEEQFKSREPVPLTIPASVTKIVADASVNSTSMEDALKARSGMPVKVNGEATVTEPAAVPEQEGAQPMEQPMTPVTTEGANVADPAAPAAAPADAAAPAAADNGSAQAPADSATPVAAPAMPALTQPGPIYSQPKS, from the coding sequence ATGAAAAAGAGCATCCGTGCGTTTGTCACCCTGATTCTGGCCGCTGCGGCTTTCAGCCAATCTGCCTTCGCTGTGGTTTACCCTCTTCCGGCCGCTAACAGCCGCCTGACCGGGGAAAACCTTGAAATCACTATCCCGGAAGACAGCAAGCTTCCGCTGGAAGCTTTTGCTGCTCAGTACCAGATGGGTCTGAGCAACATTATGGAAGCTAACCCGGGCGTTGACGTTTACCTGCCAAAAGCGGGCAGCAAGCTGATCATCCCTCAGCAGCTGATCCTGCCGGACGCGCCGCGCGAAGGCATCGTGATCAACAGTGCTGAAATGCGTCTGTACTATTACCCGAAAGGCAGCAAAACCGTCGTCGTGCTGCCTATTGGTATCGGCGAGCTGGGCAAGGATACCCCGATTAACTGGACCACTACCGTTCAGCGTAAAAAGGATGGCCCAACCTGGACTCCGACCAAGAAAATGCATGAAGAGTACAATGCGCGCGGTGAATCACTGCCTGCTGTATTCCCGGCTGGCCCGGACAACCCGATGGGTCTGTACGCGCTGTATATCGGCCGCCTGTACGCGATTCACGGTACTAATGCCAACTTCGGTATCGGCCTGCGCGTAAGCCACGGCTGCGTGCGTCTGCGTGCTGACGATATCAAATGGCTGTTCGACCACGTGCCGGTTGGCACCCGCGTTCAGTTTATCGACCAGCCCATCAAAGCCACGGTCGAGCCGGACGGTTCACGCTATGTGGAAGTTCACAACCCGCTGTCGCAGACCGAAGAGCAGTTCAAATCACGCGAGCCTGTGCCGCTGACTATCCCTGCTTCAGTGACAAAAATTGTTGCCGATGCCAGCGTGAACAGCACCAGCATGGAAGATGCGCTGAAAGCGCGCTCCGGCATGCCGGTAAAAGTGAACGGCGAAGCGACGGTGACTGAGCCTGCGGCCGTGCCAGAGCAGGAGGGCGCACAGCCAATGGAACAGCCAATGACGCCCGTGACCACCGAAGGCGCGAACGTGGCAGATCCTGCTGCTCCAGCCGCGGCGCCAGCTGATGCAGCCGCTCCGGCCGCTGCGGACAACGGCAGTGCTCAGGCACCCGCCGACAGCGCAACGCCTGTTGCCGCCCCGGCGATGCCTGCCCTGACGCAGCCAGGCCCGATCTACAGCCAGCCTAAATCCTGA
- a CDS encoding DUF1028 domain-containing protein, which yields MTFSIVARDAVSGELAAATATGGPAVGALVIHGRSGTGAIATQALTNPLYGSRGLELLAGGLNAGQVLHRLLQEDDQCQRRQVLIIDNAGSSAHWSGRLCGPWFGSVAGTQVAVAGNMLVGAGVTGAMLDAFEKFSDLPLADRVLAALHAAQQAGGDQRGIRSAALKVWHQRRYADIDLRVDWSDAPLEQLAEVLKQVRAPAYADFFRSLPTGIP from the coding sequence ATGACCTTTTCGATTGTGGCGCGCGATGCCGTAAGCGGTGAGCTGGCAGCGGCCACTGCAACCGGCGGTCCGGCGGTGGGAGCGTTGGTGATCCACGGCCGCAGCGGGACAGGAGCTATCGCGACTCAGGCGCTGACCAATCCGCTGTACGGCAGTCGCGGGCTTGAGCTGCTGGCGGGCGGGCTTAATGCCGGGCAGGTGCTGCACCGGCTGTTGCAGGAGGATGACCAGTGCCAGCGGCGGCAGGTGCTGATTATTGATAACGCAGGCAGCAGCGCACACTGGAGCGGTCGTCTGTGCGGGCCGTGGTTTGGCAGCGTGGCGGGAACACAGGTGGCGGTAGCCGGCAATATGCTGGTCGGCGCCGGGGTGACGGGCGCCATGCTTGACGCCTTTGAGAAATTTAGCGACTTACCGCTGGCCGACCGTGTGCTGGCGGCTTTGCATGCCGCACAGCAGGCCGGTGGCGACCAGCGCGGCATTCGCTCTGCCGCGCTTAAAGTCTGGCATCAGCGGCGCTATGCCGATATCGATCTGCGGGTTGACTGGTCAGATGCGCCGCTGGAACAGCTGGCTGAGGTATTAAAACAGGTGCGCGCCCCGGCCTACGCCGATTTTTTTCGCTCTCTACCCACAGGTATTCCGTAG
- a CDS encoding DedA family protein, whose amino-acid sequence MDVNALISQYGYWALFIGCLAEGETFTLLGGVAAHEGLLRFGWVLLVAMCGGILGDTALFFVGRRYGEPILKRFKKHQKQIDKANRLIRKRPVLFVIGVRFMYGLRIVGPIIIGASRLSPRKFLLFNVIGAALWALIFVSLGYLGGQVIAPWLHTLDHHLKRIFWVVLAVAIVWGIRIALKRRDK is encoded by the coding sequence ATGGATGTGAACGCGTTAATTTCCCAGTATGGCTACTGGGCCCTGTTTATTGGCTGCCTGGCCGAGGGGGAGACATTTACTTTGCTGGGCGGCGTGGCGGCCCATGAAGGGCTGCTGCGCTTTGGCTGGGTGCTACTGGTGGCGATGTGCGGCGGTATCCTCGGGGATACGGCGCTGTTTTTCGTTGGCCGCCGCTACGGTGAGCCGATCCTGAAACGCTTTAAGAAGCACCAGAAACAGATCGATAAGGCCAACCGCCTGATCCGCAAGAGGCCGGTGCTGTTCGTGATTGGCGTGCGCTTCATGTACGGGCTGCGCATTGTCGGCCCGATTATTATCGGGGCCAGCCGCCTCAGCCCACGCAAATTTCTGCTGTTTAATGTGATTGGTGCCGCACTGTGGGCGCTGATTTTCGTTTCGCTCGGCTACCTTGGCGGCCAGGTGATCGCCCCGTGGCTGCATACGCTCGATCATCACCTGAAGCGTATTTTCTGGGTGGTGCTGGCGGTCGCGATTGTCTGGGGTATTCGCATTGCGCTGAAGCGCCGCGATAAGTAA
- a CDS encoding ABC transporter permease encodes MWRYLLRRLIGVIPVIVGLSLIVFLIMAMIPGNPAQALLGAYATPENVARVSGELGLDKPLWQQYFIWVNNLLHGDFGRSYVLNRPVIDEVLERFAATLLLGGCALLLSVIFGLLAGVTSAVRQFGWGDRLITLLVLVGISLPSFLIGLLMIMLFAVSLRWFPASGMFAIYGGGGAGDLLHHLVLPTVTLAVVATGVIARLTRTAMLEVLRQDYIRTARAKGVSERRVIWRHAFRVALVSVIPAIGIQAGFVLGGAVYIETVFQWPGLGAMLVKAVSTRDLLLVQGGVLVAAIAYVLINLLTDIVQACLDPRVKS; translated from the coding sequence ATGTGGCGTTATCTCCTGCGGCGGTTGATTGGCGTGATCCCGGTGATCGTTGGCCTGTCGCTGATTGTCTTTTTGATTATGGCGATGATCCCCGGCAACCCGGCGCAGGCGCTGCTGGGCGCTTATGCCACGCCGGAAAATGTCGCGCGCGTCAGCGGCGAGCTGGGGTTGGACAAACCGCTGTGGCAGCAATATTTCATCTGGGTAAATAACCTGCTGCACGGCGATTTTGGCCGCTCCTACGTGCTGAATCGCCCGGTGATTGATGAAGTGCTGGAGCGCTTTGCCGCCACTCTGCTGCTTGGCGGCTGTGCGCTGCTGCTCAGCGTTATCTTCGGCCTGCTGGCCGGAGTCACCTCGGCGGTGCGCCAGTTTGGCTGGGGTGACCGGCTGATCACCCTGCTGGTGCTGGTGGGCATTTCGCTGCCGTCGTTTCTCATCGGGCTGCTGATGATTATGCTGTTTGCCGTCAGCCTGCGCTGGTTCCCGGCTTCCGGCATGTTTGCTATCTACGGCGGTGGCGGCGCAGGCGATCTGCTGCATCACCTGGTCCTGCCAACCGTCACGCTGGCGGTGGTCGCCACCGGGGTGATTGCCCGCCTGACGCGCACCGCGATGCTGGAAGTGCTGCGCCAGGACTATATTCGCACCGCGCGCGCCAAGGGCGTCAGCGAACGCCGGGTAATCTGGCGTCATGCCTTCCGCGTCGCGCTGGTGTCGGTGATCCCTGCTATCGGTATCCAGGCCGGTTTTGTGCTCGGCGGCGCGGTATATATCGAAACCGTGTTTCAGTGGCCGGGGCTGGGAGCGATGCTGGTGAAAGCCGTCTCAACCCGCGATCTGCTGCTGGTGCAGGGCGGCGTGCTGGTGGCCGCCATTGCATATGTGTTGATCAATCTGCTGACCGATATCGTGCAGGCCTGTCTCGACCCGAGGGTAAAATCATGA
- a CDS encoding FadR/GntR family transcriptional regulator: MPAEDSRPPEAVKRKRTDEIVDAIKQSIVDDNLLPGDRLPQEKELIARFSAGKSTVREALKALEAQGLIRTRTGPGGGAFIDSMPEARAMSLLSNYLFTRELTIEHIYALRKTLEPQVAVSAIGQIDDAGFARLHQLIGVYDHPPADEQERWDQRMAELDFHGVVASYSSNPLLAFFCRFLQRLLKDLAVCKDIYQQPQPVDRRQGIEYQYQLIDALRRQDAAAVERVMVAHMAHAAQTMLALQATLQERFLHDDS, encoded by the coding sequence ATGCCCGCAGAAGATTCACGCCCGCCGGAAGCGGTAAAACGGAAACGTACCGATGAGATTGTTGATGCTATCAAGCAGAGCATCGTTGACGATAATTTGCTGCCCGGCGACCGCCTGCCACAGGAAAAAGAGCTCATTGCCCGCTTCTCCGCCGGGAAAAGCACGGTGCGAGAGGCGCTGAAAGCGCTGGAAGCTCAGGGGCTGATCCGCACCCGTACCGGCCCCGGCGGCGGCGCGTTTATCGACAGCATGCCGGAAGCCCGCGCCATGAGCCTGCTGTCGAACTACCTGTTTACCCGCGAGCTCACCATCGAACATATCTATGCCCTGCGTAAAACGCTGGAACCCCAGGTGGCCGTCAGCGCCATTGGACAGATAGATGATGCCGGTTTTGCCCGCCTGCACCAGCTGATCGGCGTGTATGACCATCCTCCCGCCGATGAGCAGGAGCGCTGGGACCAGCGCATGGCCGAGCTGGATTTTCACGGCGTGGTCGCCAGCTACTCCAGCAACCCGCTGCTGGCGTTTTTCTGCCGGTTTTTGCAGCGCCTGCTGAAAGATCTGGCGGTGTGCAAGGACATCTACCAGCAGCCGCAGCCGGTTGATCGCCGCCAGGGAATTGAGTATCAGTACCAGCTGATCGATGCGCTGCGCCGTCAGGATGCCGCGGCGGTAGAGCGGGTGATGGTGGCACATATGGCGCACGCTGCTCAGACGATGCTGGCTTTGCAGGCCACGCTGCAGGAGCGTTTTCTGCACGACGATAGTTAA